The following is a genomic window from Amaranthus tricolor cultivar Red isolate AtriRed21 chromosome 10, ASM2621246v1, whole genome shotgun sequence.
TCTTTAGCTTAGCCTACCCTACCCTACGCTACCTTGCCAAGCCACGCCACATAACTCATCAGCCAAGTATTCAGGTGTCTGTCCAACACAAATACAGAATTACTAATTGATACTACTGTACAAGAAACAATGACAATGTTTTCATACCTAAAGTTAAACTCCAACACAAAGGTTTATATATGCGAAAGCACACCATACAGATTCTAGACAACTACAATTTTACCAATATGATCTTAATGGCCTTATCTTATACACAAACCCAGTCCCATATTATTACTGACAAATGCATGAAGTCATGAACAAACCCAGCCCGAACAGAGCTGAACCTTGAAGTCCACCTGATATTTAACTAGAGTAAAAAATTTATACTGTTGACTTTGGTGTACTGCAACTTCATGCATTCATCCAATCGATCCTGTGTTTTCATGTATAATTAGTCTAAGGATGTACAACAAGCTATGTAGCAACTAAAATGTAGAGTTAAAATCTACTAGGAAATGGACAGAATGCCGATTAAAAGAAACCTATACAATTTTAATTTAGGAAATATTACTTAGAATAACCTAActtatttatgattttcctacaataattccacctattgattaatcacgaataatcccaattttatgGAGTATTTGCCTAGTGCAAACTTGAGTAAccggatgacctgctatagtacattttattttaaaaaaatagataaattaaaataaatatcgaaaaaatgtaaaaaatgatgttaaaatttttataaatttttttacgtaaatttgataaaaaaattcctaactctatattaattttcaatttacttttttgtaAATTACCTAGTATAATAGGTCATCTAGATACTTaaatttactctaggcaaatatcACATAAAGTTGAGAtcattcatgattaatcaataattgaaattattattagaaaatttttaaaaggttgaattattccaactaaatttttctttaatttattacCCTCAAGGTCAAGGATAATTCTCAGTGAATTTTAGAATCTGATAACAGAATAACATGGAAACTTGGATCTAGGGGTGAACGAGGTAACAAAAAATACTTCAAAGGGGCCACATAAATCTAATCATTAACAAAAAATACCTTTAGCCATGTAGGAAAGTTaacatatttagagatattctTTATTCTGTATTTATTTGTCATTTATTTTGTTACCATTCTTAGTCTCCTAGCTTCTGTATATATTCTGGCTTAGCCATTGTTCATAATCAATACAAAAAGGTATTCAAAACCCTAATTCCCTGTTTTATTATTCcgtttcatggtatcagagccgaaagGTGATTCCAAGGCTGTCGAACACTTTTTTGGCTTCATCATTTaccttttttattctaaaacTTACCGTACTTATGGCTGATTCTGAAATTCCAGAAAACCAAACTTTAACCATGGCACAAATGGAGCATGTACTTCGCTTATTTCAACAGATGAACAAAACCAACAAACCTGAACCTGAACCAGAACCTGAACATTCAACACCAGATCTAAAAGTATCCGAAAAATTAACCTACCACAACtatacaaaatggtgcaagCTAATGCACATAGCCTTAGACAGCAGAGGACGGCTCAAACACATCATTGCCGCCCCTCCTGCACCTGCAGATCCAAGTTACAAACAATGGAGACAAAGAGATTCGATAGTTCTTTCATGGATTATCACAAATATTGATTCTGATTTAGTTAATCAATTTTTAGATTACAATACAGCATGGGATTTATGTAAGGGTATTGAAACTCTTCTAGGCAGTGGAAGAGACGAGCTCCAAATTTTTGATCTCAGTACAAGGGCAAATGCAATAAAACAGAATAATGATACTATTGAGGTTTACTTTAGTAAACTAAATACCATTTGGAAAGAAATAGATCGGAGGCAACCAAGGCACCGGTACACCGGGCCGGCGGCAAAGCCCTTCTCAGTACAGCAGAGGTCACCGGCGAAGAGGATCCCAACCATGGAGGTTTGTATAGAGAGAAAATAATGGAGGATGCTCATGAAAAAACTCATGAAAAAGGAACcagaaatgaggaagaagagagAGACCCAcgatttagagagagaaaggaaaAACCGGCCATAAGTGAGGGAGGGAGTGAAAACTTTCCTTTCTTGGTTTTTTATAGTGacacaaacacaaaccctaAACCTAATAACCCCACCTTCTCAAACCTAATAACCCCATTTATAGTGATACATTCGGATGTTTGGGGGCCAGACCCTGTTTTTGCTACTAgtacttattcttattatgttctGTTTGTTGATGATTGCACTCGTATGAGCTgggtttattttcttaaacacaaatctgaagttTTTTCTGTGtttgttactttttataatatgcTTCATACCCAATTTCAAACCACCCCGAAAATTATACGTTCTGATAATGGAGGAGAATTTGTTAACTCCTCTATGAAACGTTTTTTTTCTGATCGTGGCATGATACATCAAACCTCTTGCCCATatactcctcaacaaaatggagtggccGAGCGTAAAAATCGTACTCTTCTCGATATTACTCGGGCTATACTCCTTGAGTCTAATACCCCTGCCTCTTTCTGGCCTGAAGCTGTTGCCACTGCCACCTATCTTACTAACCGTCTACCCTTCAAACCTCTCCACTATAAAACCCCCCTTGCAACCCTAGTCTCTTTTGTTCCTATACCTCCCTCTCATTCTCTTCAACCTCGTGTCTTTGGATGTGTGGTTTATGTTCATCTTCCTCTACACACCCGAACCAAACTTGAACCCTGGGCTCTTAAGTGTGTATTTGTGGGATATGGGATACATCAGAAGGGATACAAGTGTTATGACCCAGTACATAATCGGATGTATACTACCATGGACTGTGATTTCTTTGAACAGTCTTATTATTATACCCAGCCTCGTCCTCAAGGGGAGAATACTAGTGATGACTTGAGCTGGTTATTATATCCAGTTACTATTGATCAGGAACCAAAAGAACAAGTAGGTGAAACCACTGATGTTGTCACTGAAAACATAGTATCTCCTCTTCAGACTGATCTTCGGATTGATTCTGTCCAACCCACTGAGCATCCGAAGGAGTTACAGGAGGTAAATTCTGATGTTCCTGAAATTGTTGAAAGCATTTCTAATAACAATATTGCAGATGTGGAGTTGCCACacaggtatgagttgccgcctagAGTACGAGAGGTATACCTCCTAAGAGATATGATCCAGAGTTCGAAGCACAGAGATTGAAATATCCTCTTAAAGAAAACAATGAAAATCTCTCTCTCTCAGCTATTGCCTTTAATGCTGCTCTTTACTCCAATAACATACCAAGAAATATTGAAGAAGCCCTACAGAATCCTAGATGGAAGAAagcaatggaagaagaaatttCTGCCCTGAACAAAATGAAACTTGGGAAAAATGTGAACTACCAGAAGGAAAGAGAACGGTAGGATGCAGATGGGTGTACACTATAAAGTATCAAGCAGATGGTACGATTGAAAGGTTTAAAGCCAGATTAGTAGCTCAAGGGTACACACAAACTTATGGAGTTGATTACTCAGAAACCTTCTCTCCGGTTGCAAAACTTAATACTATCCGTGTCCTTTTTTCTGTTGCTGCAAATAAGGATTGGCCCTTGCATCATTTCGATGTGAAGAATGCACTTCTCCATGGGAAAATAGAGGAAGAAGTATACATGAAAGCTCCTCCACGGTTCTCAAGTGACTATAAGCCAGGAGAAGGGTGTAAGCTAAAAAAGGCTCTCTATGGGTTGAAGCAGTCTCCTAGGGCGTGGTTTGGAAGGTTCACAGCAGCCATGAGGAAGTTTGGGTACAAACAAAGTAATTCAGATCACACTTTGTTTCTCAAACGGCGACAAGGAAAGATCACATGTCTAAtcatttatgtagatgatatgatTATTACTGGAAATGACAAACATGAGATTGATACTTTGAAGAAGCAACTTTTTAGAGAATTcgaaatgaaagatttggggcAGCTAAAATATTTCCTTGGTATTGAGGTTCTGAGGTCAAAAGGAGGTATCTTTATAAACCAACGGAAATATATTTTGGATTTACTTACAGAGACTGGTATGATTGATTGTAAACCAGCAGAGACTCCTATTGTTACTCATCACGGGTTACAGATGATCGAAGGAGAGAAACTTGCAGATAGGGGACAATACCAGAGGTTGGTCGGGAAACTTATTTATCTTGCTCACACGAGACCAGATATTGCATATGCAGTTAGTAATGTAAGCAGATTTATGCACCAACCTTAAACTCACCATATGGCAGCTGTTATGAGGATTCTAAGGTATCTTAAAGGTACCAGTGGCAGAGGGATATTTTATAAGAAGAATGGGCACTTAGATCTTATTGCCTACACAGATACTGATTGGGCAGGAGACAGGGATGATAGGAGGTCTACATCTGGATACTTTACTCTTATTGGAGGCAATCTAGTTACAtggaagagtaagaaacagaaaGTAGTTGCTCTTTCAAGTGCAGAAGCAAAATTCCGGGGCATTACAAAGGGAATAACTGAAGTAATGTGGTTAAAGAAGCTCCTAAGTGAGTTAGACTTTCCGAGAAGACGAACTTGCAGACTTTTTTGCGATAACAAAGCTGCTATTAGCATCTCCGAGAATCCAGTTCAGCATGATAGAACCAAACACGTGGAGATTGACAGACATTTTATTAAGGAGAAATTGGAGAATAACATTATCAGCCTTCCTTTTGTCAGATCAAAGGACCAACTTGCTGATATTCTTACAAAGGCTGTTAGTTCTGAGGTGTTCGAACAGACACTATGCAAGTTAGGTATCGGTGACCCgaagacctaacttgaggggaaGTGTAGGAAAGTTaacatatttagagatattctTTATTCTGTATTTATTTGTCATTTATTTTGTTACCATTCTTAGTCTCCTAGCTTCTGTATATATTCTGGCTTAGCCATTGTTCATAATCAATACAAAAAGGTattcaaaaccctaattctCTGTTTTATTATTCCGTTTCAAGCCACCAAACTTAAATTGACCCTCATGGCTCCACATCTGGAAACCAGCCTGAGAACTTTCAGCAGATGGTGGTGCAACTTCTTCCACTTCCTCCAACCAATATGTCTCGAGAATTTTTACTGCTATCGCATAAATCTGATTGTTACCATGAAATTGTAGATTCTCGATTTTCTCCAAACCTTCGGCTTCATCAATCAACTGGGCATAGAAATTAACATCTCCAAATGCACCCGAATTCTTCTCTGCTTCGCCCACTTGGAGAATGTATTCCAACCCTTGCAGACAGACAGTGATAATTTTCGGATCTTGGCACACAAGCAGATCACATAATGGTTTTATGCAGTTCTGACTCACAAGGTACCTAGTACAGAAATGGTCACTAATAAGATTAGTCTTGCAAAGTTACAGCACAAGTTAAAAGAAAATGCTCTAAGACATTAAatacaaactttatttgttcAGGAGATCCACCAGATATAGCATTATATATCGCCCAAGCAGCTTCTTTCTTTATGTTAAATTCTGCAGTTTCAAGCAAATTGACAATAGGACCAACAAAACCAGCTTCGATAACAGCCTAGACCAGTCAACAATACCATTAAGCACTGTTTCCTATTACATAATGGAAAAAAGGTCTACCAAGGAGCAAATCATCAGATTCAGTTAGAGAGGAAtacatttaaaaaaagtaaatttacttttgaaaatctcaactttaagtgatttaattcttaaaaaactcaacttttgattaatatttaaaagtttaaacattaagattatttaattttaaagcaCTTAATAACCGGCTACCGTTTTAAAAGGTTACTTTtggtgcttttttttttttgaaatttctatttttaaaacttttttttttaaaaaaaaaaaaaaaccagacctTAGTGGTGGTGGCAGCGGTGGGTGTCAAGGGTTggggttagggttagggttagggGACCACAagggtttaggttttaagtgttgttatttttttttcttttatattttttaaaaactaatttttattggaAAGACACGGGACCAATAGGAAACTGCTAGGTATTGTGTTTAACCTTCTTTACCGGTTATCAAGGAGTCCAGtgttttaaaattagaaaactaCAAAGTTCGGATTTTTAAATATGAATCAATAGTTTGAATTTTTATAACTAAATCACCCAAAATTGGGATTTTTAGAagtaatttttcatttaaaaaaaatgagaacCTTCATCTATAAAtcgtaaaattaattttcaagttTACTTTAAAAGCAACAATCATGAATAAATTCAATTCATTACAAACAAAATTATAACTAGCACGAAATCTTTTGCATCATCACTTCCCCACACCCCCAAAACCCTTTAATATGTGAGAAAGAAGGTCCGAAAGAGCAAACTCAGTGGGATAGCCGGATAGATTAGATTTTAAACAATTACTTGAGTTTTTTCATGCTGTTAACTTTAAAGACtatttgttggaaaatcacAAATGGAGTCAATTAATCATCCCATCATCACTTATGACTTACCTACACTCTTGGCAACAAGAAAAACTTTTAAGAGAGAATTACTTGGATCTGTGCGTTGTTTCCAGCTGTAATGTTTGATATCGACCAACATGCTTCTCTTTTAATGTCGTTTTTATGATTGCGAGTCAACAAGTTCAAAAGACATGGTAAAGCACCACTACTAACAATAAACTGCAATTGCAACCCAatataatttaggaaaaatataaaaagaatgaagcaacaaaataaaattcaaaaacattCCAAACTTTGCATAATCCAAAATATTAAAGCtcacaataaaacaaaaatagacCTACTCTATGGCTCTATCTCTACGAAAttgcttatatttttattttagtttgtctcaTTTACTTCCACCATTTTCATTTTTGGCAATGGTCCACACTCCTATCTTTTGAGTTCATCCACAAACTTATATTCTCTCCATCTGAAATACTCAAATCTCTCGTCCATTTGTGTTTTGTCTTGTTCtgcaaatttaaattaaaatattataacaaaTTGCATCATACAAACAAACATCCAACgaaaaaaagtaacaaaaatGAATAACTCATTGCTGAAAAGGCAAAATGTAAAGTCTCCAATTTCTTTTTGAACATACGTAAGCAATCAAAATGTAATGACTCTTCTCCTCGTTGTAATCGGACAAAAGGGTATGAAAGAATTCAACGAACTTAACTAATAGGACGAAGTGGATGGGACATAGACGAATAAAAATGATCTTGAAACTGGTTGTGGAAGTCGGAATCATCACAAGAGTAGACAATTAAAGTTTCcctctatttttccttttagagTACCTCATAATTCCTCCACAACGTGTGCTAAGTAGAGTTGGCACTAAGAATAACCTAATATTCCACTCTTCTCCTCTAGTTAACAGCCATTACCTCCACCTATCCTTCATAAATCATACCACCATATCCCAGGATGCATGAAGGATCGACAATTTCAATCAGAGTCGGATAAAATATATCCTACTCTAACCACTCCTAACCATTAAAATGAAAGCTTATAAGAGGTATAACGATCAAAAACAAGATGATAAACAACAATCAAAACAATGAAAGAAGGACACAGTAATATATGAGGTATCTTAGATACTTCCCCTCAACaatgattttattataattggattcaacaatacaatgtataaataaccctccttatcttgagaacaacctcttaaaatcacaaataCTAGCACAAAGTAAGAAACTATTTTGATAAACACATAGCCCTTGTGTATTAGCCCTCTCAACTATTGTGTGTTGTGGTGATTCTTTGAATGCGTATACCCTTTATATAGAGGCTATACCAGAATCATACAATAACTCTTCATTAATACATTAATTCCTATATTAAAGCATGACAATAAAGAAGATATACTGCACCCCCTTCAAACCCCAAAAGTATGTAAACTAACCGTTGAAAGCATCCTAGgcaagtgctcgaacgagccaaCAAATCAGTAAATCAATGTCTGCTGCACATAGGGCTGCTCAAACGAGCAGCAGGTCGAACTAGCCTTCTGGTTGATTTTCTTCGTTGCTTTGTTCGAGCAACCTTCATGCGATGTCTtacctcgttcaaggcatggtCTTGCACCTTTAGTGAGGTCATATGATGCTTAGTTCAAGGCCATTCCTACCTTGTTCAACACATCTCATATCCTTCACATTACACACCTTATTTAACGTTCCAAATCAATTTATGCTCATTTTCGAGTAATTTAGGGGTTTCGAATTAATTTTTCCTCCAAACGTTCAGAAATTGAATGTAAAAACTAAGATTGAAGGTTATTGCAACTAAAATCGTCGTTTATTCAAATGGTTCAGATATTTGCAAATTTGTAGCTTCTGAAGCTACTGTTGTTACAACTCAAAGCCAAGACTAGCTTCAAATTGGAGAGGGAAAGTGAGCAAAAAAGATGGGAGTACACAATTAAGAAATGTCTACTATAAAAATGGAAATgaaaaggaaaaggaggaacaagTGCACATCCACAATTAGTCTCACAGTGAcactctttctctttcttttgctCAATTCTCATTTTTGCTCTTCAAAGTTGCCAATTTTGAATTTGTTCAAGGGGAGGGTAAGAGAAAGTGAAAGTAAGGGGTGGAAAAGGTCAAATTTAAAGTTTGctttgaaataaatttttaggGTTGGGGTCCAAGACTGCCTTAGACCCTAAATGTCTGATCTGAGTCTAATTTTTTAGACCCCTAAAATTAGAGTTCGGGTTTCGGTCCAACCCTAAAGTTAGAGGGTAGGGTCCAGACCCGATCCAAGCTCTAAAATGCTCATCCCTAAACACGACTAATAAAATGCACAAGTCTTTTCAAAGTAACCCAAAAAATTGAACCACCACCAATGAAATAGCAAGAgacacaaaaagaaaaattataagtCCTTCTATAAATGTGACAAAAGTAAATAGGGCCCCCTTCTTTTCTTCACTGCTAACAAACAGAACTTTATTATCAAAGTACACATTTCCAATAAGCAATTGTACAATTCAAAAGCAGACTAGCAAAGCTCTTCTTTGTTAATTGCAGGTTGCAGCAATAGTCGTCCATAATGAACAGACACGCACACGAGTTCATGATCAGATAAGGAACATACAGTTACATATATTCTTTCATGTCAAATATATACTAAGAACTGCAGATCATTTAGCAATTGTCACAATCAACATGGTTGATCTTGCCCTACCAAAAGCAAAGGTATAGCGAAAAATGACATAAAGTGAGGTATAATTCAGCACCAAAATAGATCCTCTAGGCAGTCTAACATCAACGCACCAGTCAACCAACAAGAAAAGCTTGAAAAAATCTAACCTGTGTTTGGGCATCATCTCCGGTAACAATATTGCCAACAGTACGAAGAGCGGGTAACATAACAGACGAAGCTGGGTGCCTGGATGACGGCCAAAAACAATATAactaaagcaaaagaaaaagtACTCTAAGAACAGGTAACAGAGTTAGGTCACATACATAAGGAGTTCAACCAATCGTTGACACACCCCTGCCTCGATCACAGCTTGAATCTTGTCATTTGGTCCATGAGACAAGTAAGAAAGTGCCCAGCATGCATCTGTTAACATTTCCTCATCATTTGAATGAATGAGATGTTCAAGGGCAGAAAGAGCTAGCCTTACCTATTCATGGATTTTCAATATGTAAGGTCCGAAATTGTACAATTCAAACCAAGGTAGAAATACAAAATAGGGCACCGACCTGGTCAAGGGGAGGTTGTGGAGTCCCTCTACAAAAGTTAGACAAAGTCCATGTAGCAATTCTAAGCATGGAAAGCTTGGAGTCTTCATTTAACTGAGCAAGCAATGGAATCATCGCACCACTACTAAGAACTAGATCTCGGCATTTAGGAGATTCACCAGCAATATTACCCAATGCCCACACTGCCTGTATTTCAAAATGAACATCAGAGAAAGGGCATACTCAATGATCTTCAATTACCTAAAATTCATCAAAGGTTTATGGTATCCAACTCCAGTCATACCTGCTCCCGAACATCAGCCCTAGGAGAAGCAAGAAGCTTCACAAAAATTGGAACAGCCCCATGATCAATTACAGCCTTTGTGTTCTCTGGGGTTCCTGATGCAATGTTTGTGAGAGCCCAAGCAGCCTCAAACTACACATTACAAGCCACTTTCAGTAAAAGAATCAACTACATGCACAAAGACAAAGAAATAGAGTCACAAGCAATGCATAAGGAATAGAATATACCTGTAGCTGTGGAAAATCTTCCCTCTGAAGAAATTCCACAAAGCGAGGAACAAGTCCAGCTTGTATAACTTCTTCAATGAGGGGGCTTTTTGCTACAAAAGtcaatacacaatcaacacttAATCATTATGGCTAACTACTCAATTGTACATGCCAAAAGTATGGCAAAGGTGAAAATATTATCAACAATACCTATTAAAAACAATTCTAGAATCTGTTTAGTAGCCTCTAACTGCATTTGATTGTTAGCAGAAAAAACCTCGGCTACCATATCAGGCAGTGACTCCAgctacaaagaaaaaagttgTCGATTCAAGATTTAAAAATGAATACAAGAAAACTACTACTAATAACCACTACCAGGTATTGAACTAACAGTAACAGTTCAAGCTGCCCTATGCATTGGGTCATCTTCTCATGTTGCAGTTGGATTAGAAAGCATTAAAAGTCATTATCATCATACAAAGTATATCCTGCTCATAGAGATCCGAAGCTATGATCAAGATTAGGCATGTGCATTGGGCCAAGGGCCCGTTGGGACCTTGATCCAGGCCTTTATTATGAGGGTTATAAAAGGTTAAGCTGAATAATGGttctattataataaaaaatataggcTGGATAAGGATTTCACTAAAAGTTTAATTGAATAAAGACAATTTGACCTGAGCcttattaattttcattcatGCTCTTTAGTAGAGTTTAAGGGTTCTGAAAATTTTTGTAGTTGTAGTGCTAGGTAAGGGTTCTAAAACATCATCCTCTTGAAACCCTAGAAAATGTGCCTCAAATCatacttttaatttttgattcatCGTTTTTTTGGTTGTATAGTGAATCTCTAGTTTTAAGGTAAGAATCCCTAAGTTCGTCTCTCTTTCTTTTAATCTGATTTTACTGTTTGAAGTAATTGACGAATATAATGTGAGTAATTGATAAATATAATGTGAACTGATGAATATTATGTGAGTTATCTAGTGTTGTTTGAAGTAGATTGATGAATATCTTCCCATCTATGACTCAAATTTTTAATCAACCTACCATTTGCTTCAAATGTTCCACAGAATGCATTGGGATTCAGGAAACCTTGTGCACACTTCTTCCAATTCAGAGTAGAATCTCGAGAGTGTTTCACTTGTTTATCATTGGCTTGCCTTCAACTTCATACCTTGTGTAGATTTGGTGATTTGTTTttaggataaaaaaaaatattgtgcaTTTCATATTTAGTCTTGTATTTCTTTGTGGGTTTTGTGATTTGAGGAGTAAATTATGATTGTTTTGAACTTCAATTTGTTTCATCAATTTTAATATTGTGGGTATACTTAGTAAATTATGATATACTTATGTTGATAATTGTATAATTATTGCATTGCTCTCGTTACTGCATCAATATTTAGTTATTGTAATCGCGATCTTTactgcatttttacactattgtAGCTAAGTTAAAAATCACCTTCATACTTATAGAAAATCATCCCTCCAAAAAACCAACGAACATCAGTGTATACATTATATGATTCCTTAAAAAAACCAACGAACGGTCAGTCCACCCATTTATGATCTAAACAAACTATAAATTTACTCCAATAAATATTGCAAAATCATCGTCGCAATttacatgtatacatatatgaTTCCTCCTTCGTTCCCTGTCGCATTTCTATAAAAAGAACTCAAGAGAAAGatgattttttaaagaaaaaagaggaaGTATAAatcaatgaacaagaatatTGAACTattcaagaaaataattaatgttgAACAAAAATAGCAAATCGAAAATCCAGAAAAAAAGGAGAATAAAAATAAACCTTCTTTCTAGCAGTAGATGTATGAAGAGTAGGAAACTGGTGATCTTGATCTTTAAGACCTTCACGACGCTTCTTATGCAAGCTTTCTTCTCTCTTA
Proteins encoded in this region:
- the LOC130826224 gene encoding importin subunit alpha-2-like, which gives rise to MSLRPNARTESRRNRYKVAVDADKGRRRREDNMVQIRKSKREESLHKKRREGLKDQDHQFPTLHTSTARKKLESLPDMVAEVFSANNQMQLEATKQILELFLIAKSPLIEEVIQAGLVPRFVEFLQREDFPQLQFEAAWALTNIASGTPENTKAVIDHGAVPIFVKLLASPRADVREQAVWALGNIAGESPKCRDLVLSSGAMIPLLAQLNEDSKLSMLRIATWTLSNFCRGTPQPPLDQVRLALSALEHLIHSNDEEMLTDACWALSYLSHGPNDKIQAVIEAGVCQRLVELLMHPASSVMLPALRTVGNIVTGDDAQTQFIVSSGALPCLLNLLTRNHKNDIKREACWSISNITAGNNAQIQAVIEAGFVGPIVNLLETAEFNIKKEAAWAIYNAISGGSPEQIKYLVSQNCIKPLCDLLVCQDPKIITVCLQGLEYILQVGEAEKNSGAFGDVNFYAQLIDEAEGLEKIENLQFHGNNQIYAIAVKILETYWLEEVEEVAPPSAESSQAGFQMWSHEGQFKFGGLKRNNKTEN